A section of the Thauera chlorobenzoica genome encodes:
- the cfa gene encoding cyclopropane fatty acyl phospholipid synthase, which yields MEQTRKDMPSSGSHHAPATGRLTAENAAQRAIADLLAEADIELGGERPWDMVIHHPQTAERILARGSLGLGESYMEGWWDCARLDEFIARVLFARLDEKVGTSALRVQGIRARLFNLQSLRRSWQVGELHYDLGNDFFEAMLDGHLAYTCGYWAQAGTLEEAQTAKLDLICRKLGLAPGMRLLDIGCGWGSLMKFAAEHYGAECVGLTISREQAEHGQGRCAGLPVAFRLQDYRQFNRGGSERFDRIASVGMFEHVGAKNHGAFFEMARRSLNEDGLFLLHTIGKNLRRTPTDPWIDRYIFPNGDLPSLGQIADVSEDGFIIEDVHNFGADYDRTLMAWYARFEAAWPQFAARYGERFRRMWRYYLLACAGTFRARSNQLWQIVMSPRGVAGGYRRPG from the coding sequence ATGGAACAGACCCGCAAGGACATGCCCTCTTCCGGCAGCCATCATGCCCCGGCAACGGGGCGGCTGACGGCGGAAAACGCGGCCCAGCGCGCAATCGCCGACCTGCTCGCCGAAGCCGACATCGAACTCGGCGGCGAACGCCCCTGGGACATGGTGATCCACCATCCGCAGACTGCCGAGCGCATCCTCGCCCGCGGCAGCCTCGGCCTGGGCGAAAGCTACATGGAAGGCTGGTGGGACTGCGCCCGCCTGGACGAGTTCATCGCCCGCGTGCTGTTCGCCCGTCTCGACGAGAAAGTCGGCACCAGCGCGCTGCGGGTGCAAGGCATTCGCGCCCGCCTGTTCAATTTGCAGAGCCTGCGCCGCAGCTGGCAGGTCGGCGAACTGCACTACGATCTGGGCAACGACTTCTTCGAAGCCATGCTCGACGGCCACCTCGCCTACACCTGCGGCTACTGGGCGCAGGCTGGCACGCTGGAAGAGGCGCAGACCGCCAAGCTCGACCTGATCTGTCGCAAGCTCGGCCTCGCGCCCGGCATGCGCCTGCTCGACATCGGCTGCGGCTGGGGCAGCCTGATGAAATTCGCCGCCGAGCACTACGGCGCCGAATGCGTCGGCCTCACCATCTCGCGCGAGCAGGCCGAGCACGGCCAAGGCCGCTGCGCCGGGCTGCCGGTCGCCTTCCGCCTGCAGGACTACCGCCAGTTCAACCGCGGCGGCAGCGAACGCTTCGACCGTATCGCCTCGGTCGGCATGTTCGAGCACGTCGGCGCCAAGAACCACGGCGCATTCTTCGAGATGGCGCGGCGCAGCCTGAACGAGGACGGTCTGTTCCTGCTCCACACCATCGGCAAGAACCTGCGCCGCACCCCGACCGACCCCTGGATCGACCGCTATATCTTCCCCAACGGCGACCTGCCCTCGCTCGGGCAGATCGCCGACGTCTCCGAGGACGGCTTCATCATCGAAGACGTGCATAACTTCGGCGCCGACTACGACCGCACCCTGATGGCCTGGTACGCGCGCTTCGAAGCCGCCTGGCCGCAGTTCGCCGCGCGTTACGGCGAGCGCTTCCGCCGCATGTGGCGTTACTACCTGCTCGCCTGCGCCGGCACGTTCCGCGCGCGCAGCAACCAGCTGTGGCAGATCGTCATGTCGCCGCGCGGCGTCGCGGGAGGCTATCGCCGCCCCGGGTGA
- the dnaX gene encoding DNA polymerase III subunit gamma/tau: protein MSYQVLARKWRPKSFATLVGQEHVVRALSHALATGRLHHAWLFTGTRGVGKTTISRILAKALNCETGVTAEPCGVCDACRAIDADRFPDYVEMDAASNRGVDDMAALLDKAVYAPVQGRYKVYMIDEVHMLTGHAFNAMLKTLEEPPEHVKFILATTDPQKIPVTVLSRCLQFNLKQMPPGHIVDHLGRILEAEAVPFEPGALRHLAKAAAGSMRDALSLLDQAIAHGAGKVGEEQVTHMLGTVGDDHLYAVLDALAAADVPALLAVADGMEARSLSFDAALQTLATLLHRIALAQFAPEAIADEAERVRIAGHAAAFDAEYLQLGYQIAIHGRDELALAPDEYTGFTMTLLRLHAFRPEQPEALGGPGLAPGGSGRARTAPTPASGAPQPAAPAPVLPRGEGQGLGRNGPPAAAMPAAPRSPAAAPLGQEAAGDGPAPAGLPAPASTHDVPPWEDLPPEAYAVDSGSGSGSGSGSGSGSGSGSGSGSGSGSGSREPAWPGASSPPLAEASPPPLEPAAAVAPRPVPAVQTPLPGEAAALLAQGDWRGLIRTLELSGLVRELAQHCEWVRSDANSLDLRLAVGHRHLLDMNRGALDRLQDQLSGALGHSLKLRIDIGDIAGETPAQRDAIERRARHAEAVAALEADPLVRDLIERFDATLVESTVKPL, encoded by the coding sequence ATGAGCTATCAGGTCCTCGCGCGCAAGTGGCGGCCGAAATCCTTCGCCACGCTGGTCGGTCAGGAGCACGTCGTGCGCGCGCTGTCGCATGCGCTCGCCACCGGGCGGCTGCATCACGCCTGGCTGTTTACCGGCACCCGCGGGGTGGGCAAGACCACGATCAGCCGCATCCTCGCCAAGGCGCTCAACTGCGAGACCGGCGTCACCGCCGAGCCCTGCGGCGTGTGCGACGCCTGCCGCGCGATCGACGCCGACCGCTTCCCCGACTACGTCGAGATGGACGCCGCCTCCAACCGCGGCGTCGACGACATGGCGGCGTTGCTCGACAAGGCCGTCTATGCGCCGGTGCAGGGGCGCTACAAGGTCTACATGATCGACGAAGTGCACATGCTCACCGGGCATGCCTTCAACGCCATGCTGAAGACGCTGGAGGAGCCGCCCGAGCACGTCAAGTTCATCCTCGCCACCACCGATCCGCAGAAGATCCCGGTGACGGTGCTGAGCCGCTGCCTGCAGTTCAACCTCAAGCAGATGCCGCCGGGACACATCGTCGATCACCTGGGCCGCATCCTCGAGGCCGAGGCGGTGCCGTTCGAGCCGGGCGCGCTGCGCCATCTGGCGAAGGCGGCGGCGGGCTCGATGCGCGATGCGCTCTCCTTGCTCGACCAGGCGATTGCGCACGGTGCTGGCAAGGTCGGGGAAGAGCAGGTCACCCACATGCTCGGCACGGTGGGCGACGACCACCTGTACGCGGTGCTTGATGCGCTCGCCGCCGCCGACGTGCCCGCGCTGCTCGCGGTCGCCGACGGCATGGAAGCGCGCAGCCTGTCTTTCGATGCCGCGTTGCAGACTCTGGCGACGCTGCTGCATCGCATCGCTCTTGCCCAGTTCGCTCCCGAGGCGATCGCCGACGAGGCCGAGCGGGTCCGGATCGCGGGCCATGCCGCCGCATTCGACGCCGAATACCTCCAGCTCGGCTACCAGATCGCGATCCACGGTCGCGACGAACTGGCGCTGGCGCCGGACGAGTACACCGGCTTCACGATGACGCTGTTGCGCCTGCACGCGTTCCGGCCGGAGCAGCCGGAGGCGCTCGGCGGGCCCGGCCTCGCCCCCGGCGGCAGCGGCCGCGCCCGGACGGCGCCCACGCCCGCTTCTGGAGCGCCGCAGCCTGCGGCGCCAGCCCCGGTGCTGCCCCGGGGCGAGGGGCAGGGGCTTGGCCGGAACGGCCCGCCTGCTGCGGCAATGCCTGCCGCTCCGCGTTCGCCCGCAGCGGCGCCGCTCGGGCAGGAAGCGGCGGGTGATGGGCCTGCTCCTGCAGGCCTGCCCGCGCCGGCCTCGACGCATGACGTGCCGCCATGGGAGGACCTTCCGCCCGAGGCTTACGCTGTCGACAGCGGAAGCGGAAGCGGAAGCGGAAGCGGAAGCGGAAGCGGAAGCGGAAGCGGAAGCGGAAGCGGAAGCGGAAGCGGAAGCGGAAGCCGCGAGCCGGCCTGGCCCGGCGCCTCCTCCCCGCCGTTAGCGGAAGCTTCGCCGCCCCCGCTCGAGCCGGCCGCCGCCGTTGCCCCCCGCCCGGTGCCCGCCGTGCAAACGCCGCTGCCGGGCGAAGCTGCCGCGCTGCTGGCGCAGGGCGACTGGCGCGGACTGATCCGGACGCTTGAGCTCAGCGGCCTGGTGCGCGAACTGGCGCAGCATTGCGAGTGGGTCCGCAGTGATGCGAACAGTCTCGATCTGCGTCTGGCGGTCGGTCATCGTCACCTGCTGGACATGAACCGCGGTGCCCTCGACCGCCTCCAGGACCAGCTCTCGGGGGCTCTTGGGCACAGCCTGAAGCTCAGGATCGACATTGGCGACATCGCTGGTGAGACGCCCGCGCAGCGCGACGCGATCGAACGCCGGGCGCGTCATGCCGAGGCCGTTGCGGCGCTTGAGGCCGATCCCCTGGTGCGCGACTTGATCGAACGTTTCGACGCCACGCTCGTCGAGAGTACGGTGAAGCCCCTGTGA
- a CDS encoding YbaB/EbfC family nucleoid-associated protein: MMKGGIAGLMKQAQQMQENMKKMQDQLASIEVEGQAGAGMVKVQMTCKHDVRRVSIDDSVMDDKEMLEDLVAAALNDAVRKAEAATQEKMASVTAGLNLPPGMKLPF; encoded by the coding sequence ATGATGAAAGGTGGTATCGCCGGCCTGATGAAGCAGGCCCAGCAGATGCAGGAAAACATGAAGAAGATGCAGGACCAGCTGGCTTCGATCGAAGTCGAGGGCCAGGCCGGCGCCGGCATGGTCAAGGTCCAGATGACCTGCAAGCACGATGTGCGCCGGGTGTCGATCGACGATTCGGTGATGGACGACAAGGAAATGCTCGAAGACCTCGTCGCCGCCGCACTCAATGATGCGGTGCGCAAGGCCGAGGCCGCCACCCAGGAGAAAATGGCCAGCGTCACCGCCGGGCTGAACCTGCCGCCGGGCATGAAGCTGCCGTTCTGA
- the recR gene encoding recombination mediator RecR — MMPSSLDELIEALRCLPGVGPKSAQRMAYHLLQRDQRGAARLGQALTRALEVLRHCERCNSFTEEAVCPRCANPRRDGALLCVVEMPADLAMIEQTQAYRGLYYVLMGRLSPLDGIGPRELRLDKLIARATEDGVREVILATNFTNEGEATAHTVGALLSARGVAVTRLSRGVPVGGELEHTDTGTIAQALAERRTL, encoded by the coding sequence ATGATGCCTTCCAGCCTCGATGAGCTCATCGAGGCGCTGCGCTGCCTGCCGGGAGTGGGGCCGAAGTCCGCCCAGCGCATGGCCTACCACCTGCTGCAGCGCGACCAGCGCGGCGCGGCGCGGCTCGGGCAGGCGCTCACCCGCGCGCTTGAAGTGCTGCGCCACTGCGAGCGCTGCAACAGCTTCACCGAGGAGGCGGTGTGCCCGCGCTGCGCCAATCCGCGACGGGATGGCGCGCTGCTGTGCGTGGTCGAAATGCCCGCCGATCTGGCGATGATCGAGCAGACCCAGGCGTACCGCGGCCTTTATTACGTGCTGATGGGGCGCCTGTCTCCGCTCGATGGCATCGGTCCGCGCGAATTACGCCTCGACAAGCTGATCGCGCGCGCGACCGAGGACGGTGTGCGCGAGGTGATCCTGGCGACCAACTTCACCAACGAAGGCGAAGCCACCGCGCACACCGTCGGTGCGCTGCTGTCGGCACGCGGGGTGGCGGTGACCCGGCTGTCGCGCGGCGTTCCGGTGGGCGGTGAGCTCGAGCATACCGACACCGGCACCATCGCCCAGGCCCTGGCCGAGCGCAGAACACTCTGA
- the petA gene encoding ubiquinol-cytochrome c reductase iron-sulfur subunit, translating into MSVDQKMDSSRRTLLLATSAAGGVAAVATAVPFVASLTPSERAKAAGAPVEVDVSKLAPGEMMTVEWRGKPVWILRRTPEMLASLEQTEGRVSDPDSAKPMQPAYAQNKHRSIKPEYLIAVGICTHLGCSPSEKFKMGAESGMGADWPGGFLCPCHGSIFDLAGRVYSSMPAPDNLEIPPHHYLADTTILVGEDGKA; encoded by the coding sequence ATGAGCGTTGATCAAAAGATGGACAGCAGTCGCCGCACCCTGCTGCTGGCGACGTCCGCCGCGGGCGGCGTCGCTGCGGTGGCGACCGCGGTGCCGTTTGTCGCCAGCCTGACGCCGTCCGAGCGCGCCAAGGCAGCCGGGGCACCGGTCGAAGTGGACGTGAGCAAGCTCGCGCCGGGCGAGATGATGACGGTGGAGTGGCGCGGGAAGCCGGTCTGGATCCTGCGGCGCACGCCCGAGATGCTGGCTTCGCTGGAGCAGACCGAGGGCCGGGTCAGCGACCCGGATTCGGCCAAGCCGATGCAGCCGGCCTACGCGCAGAACAAGCACCGCTCGATCAAGCCCGAATACCTGATCGCGGTCGGCATCTGCACCCACTTGGGCTGTTCGCCGTCGGAGAAATTCAAGATGGGCGCCGAAAGCGGCATGGGCGCCGACTGGCCGGGCGGCTTCCTGTGTCCCTGTCATGGCTCGATCTTCGATCTCGCCGGCCGCGTCTATAGCAGCATGCCGGCGCCGGACAACCTCGAAATCCCGCCGCACCACTACCTCGCGGACACCACCATTCTTGTTGGCGAAGACGGGAAGGCATAA
- a CDS encoding cytochrome b, translated as MTTKSQAVLDWIDERFPLTSTWKAHLSEYYAPKNFNFWYFFGSLALLVLVIQILTGIFLVMHYKPDASLNASGVPVAFASVEYIMREVPGGWLIRYLHSTGASAFFIVVYLHMFRGLLYGSYRKPRELIWIFGTLIFLVLMAEAFMGYLLPWGQMSFWGAQVIVNLFSAIPVIGPDLSLVIRGDYVVSDATLNRFFSFHVIAVPLVLIGLVVAHIVALHEVGSNNPDGVEIKKKKDANGIPLDGIPFHPYYTVKDIVGVVAFLFFFSAVVFFAPEAGGYFLEFNNFLPADPLTTPPHIAPVWYFTPFYSILRAVTYPLFGLDAKFWGVVAMGASVVIIAFLPWLDRSPVKSIRYKGPIFKLAVAVFVVCFFILGYLGVLPPTPGRTLVSQICSVLYFAFFLLMPWYSKLDKCKAEPERVTFK; from the coding sequence ATGACAACCAAATCCCAAGCCGTGCTCGACTGGATCGACGAGCGTTTTCCGCTCACCTCGACCTGGAAGGCGCATCTGTCCGAGTACTACGCGCCGAAGAACTTCAACTTCTGGTATTTCTTCGGCTCGCTCGCCCTGCTGGTGCTGGTGATCCAGATCCTCACCGGCATCTTCCTGGTGATGCACTACAAGCCGGACGCCTCGCTCAACGCTTCCGGTGTGCCGGTGGCCTTTGCCAGCGTCGAATACATCATGCGTGAAGTGCCCGGCGGCTGGCTGATCCGCTACCTGCATTCGACCGGGGCGTCGGCGTTCTTCATCGTCGTCTACCTGCACATGTTCCGCGGCCTGCTCTACGGTTCCTACCGCAAGCCGCGCGAGCTGATCTGGATCTTCGGCACGCTGATCTTCCTCGTGCTGATGGCCGAGGCCTTCATGGGCTACCTGCTGCCATGGGGGCAGATGTCGTTCTGGGGGGCCCAGGTCATCGTGAACCTGTTCTCGGCGATCCCGGTGATCGGTCCCGACCTGTCGCTGGTGATCCGCGGCGACTACGTCGTCTCCGACGCCACCCTGAACCGTTTCTTCTCCTTCCACGTCATCGCCGTGCCGCTGGTGCTGATCGGTCTCGTCGTCGCCCACATCGTGGCGCTGCACGAAGTCGGTTCGAACAACCCGGACGGGGTCGAGATCAAGAAGAAGAAGGACGCCAACGGCATCCCGCTCGACGGCATCCCGTTCCACCCGTACTACACGGTGAAGGACATCGTCGGCGTCGTCGCCTTCCTGTTCTTCTTCAGCGCGGTGGTGTTCTTCGCTCCTGAAGCCGGCGGCTACTTCCTCGAGTTCAACAACTTCCTCCCTGCCGACCCGCTGACGACGCCGCCGCACATCGCGCCGGTGTGGTACTTCACCCCGTTCTACTCGATCCTGCGCGCGGTCACCTATCCGCTGTTCGGGCTGGATGCGAAGTTCTGGGGCGTGGTGGCGATGGGGGCGTCGGTGGTGATCATCGCCTTCCTGCCCTGGCTCGACCGCAGCCCGGTGAAGTCGATCCGCTACAAGGGGCCGATCTTCAAGCTTGCCGTGGCCGTCTTCGTGGTGTGCTTCTTCATCCTGGGTTACCTCGGCGTGCTGCCCCCGACTCCGGGTCGCACCCTGGTGTCGCAGATCTGCTCGGTGCTGTATTTCGCTTTCTTCCTGCTGATGCCGTGGTACAGCAAGCTCGACAAGTGCAAGGCCGAACCGGAAAGGGTGACTTTCAAATGA
- a CDS encoding cytochrome c1, with the protein MKMRLLNLIKRAAAALLFAPALALAAGAVLHLDKAPVSNDPAALQHGAKLFVNYCLNCHSASFTRYNQLQDIGLSEQAIRDNLMFTGERIGDLMKIAMRPAESKAWFGKAPPDLTLVARARASEFGSGADWLYTYLRQFYRDPERPSGWNNVVFENVGMPHVFWQLQGEQAATVTENADGSKKVDLSLAKPGLLAPAEYDKAVADLVSFLVWMGEPVAEKRKSIGAVVLIFLAGLFVLSYALKKNYWKDIH; encoded by the coding sequence ATGAAGATGCGTCTACTGAACCTGATCAAGCGCGCCGCGGCGGCACTGCTGTTCGCTCCGGCCCTCGCGCTGGCTGCCGGCGCAGTCCTGCACCTCGACAAGGCGCCGGTGAGCAACGATCCGGCCGCGCTGCAGCACGGCGCCAAGCTGTTCGTCAATTACTGCCTGAACTGCCATAGCGCCAGCTTCACACGCTACAACCAGCTTCAGGACATCGGCCTGTCCGAGCAGGCGATCCGCGACAACCTGATGTTCACCGGCGAGCGCATCGGCGACCTGATGAAGATCGCGATGCGCCCGGCCGAATCCAAGGCCTGGTTCGGCAAGGCACCGCCCGACCTGACCCTGGTGGCGCGCGCGCGCGCCTCCGAGTTCGGCAGCGGCGCGGACTGGCTGTATACCTACCTGCGCCAGTTCTACCGCGACCCGGAGCGGCCGAGCGGCTGGAACAACGTCGTCTTCGAAAACGTCGGCATGCCGCACGTGTTCTGGCAGCTGCAGGGCGAACAGGCGGCAACGGTCACCGAAAATGCCGACGGCAGCAAGAAGGTCGACCTCTCGCTTGCCAAGCCGGGCCTGCTCGCGCCTGCCGAATACGACAAGGCAGTGGCCGATCTGGTGTCCTTCCTGGTCTGGATGGGGGAGCCGGTGGCAGAAAAGCGCAAGTCGATCGGTGCCGTGGTGCTGATTTTCCTCGCCGGCTTGTTCGTGCTCAGCTATGCGCTGAAGAAGAACTACTGGAAGGACATTCATTGA
- a CDS encoding glutathione S-transferase N-terminal domain-containing protein, translated as MMNLYSGTTDPFSHRCRIVLFEKGMDFEVIDVDLYNKPEDIAVINPYNRVPVLVDRDLVLYESNIINEYIDERFPHPQLMPPDPIMRARARQLLHTFEQELFTHLEALEAAQKGVDKVRVHVRDHLTQLAPVFAKQKYMLGDEFSMLDVAIAPLLWRLEHYGIELPKAAAPLMKYAERIFSRQGFIDALTPSEKVMRR; from the coding sequence ATGATGAACCTGTATTCCGGCACGACCGATCCATTCAGTCACCGCTGCCGGATCGTGCTGTTCGAAAAGGGGATGGACTTCGAGGTCATCGACGTCGATCTCTACAACAAACCTGAAGACATCGCCGTCATCAACCCCTACAACCGGGTGCCGGTGCTGGTCGATCGCGACCTCGTGCTGTACGAGTCCAACATCATCAACGAGTACATCGACGAGCGCTTCCCGCATCCGCAGCTGATGCCGCCCGACCCGATCATGCGCGCGCGCGCACGCCAGCTGCTGCACACGTTCGAGCAGGAGCTGTTCACCCATCTCGAGGCGCTCGAGGCGGCGCAGAAAGGCGTCGACAAGGTGAGGGTCCACGTGCGCGACCACCTGACCCAGCTCGCGCCGGTGTTCGCCAAGCAGAAGTACATGCTGGGCGACGAATTTTCCATGCTCGACGTCGCGATCGCGCCGTTGCTGTGGCGCCTCGAGCACTACGGCATCGAGCTGCCGAAAGCCGCCGCGCCGCTCATGAAGTACGCCGAACGCATTTTCAGCCGGCAGGGTTTCATCGATGCGCTGACGCCGTCCGAAAAGGTCATGCGCCGTTGA
- a CDS encoding ClpXP protease specificity-enhancing factor, whose amino-acid sequence MTTVSTKPYLLRAIWEWCVDQGFTPYLAIRVDAHTRVPPGYARDGQLVLNLSPDATSQLQMDNDTISFQARFGGAAHSLLIPVANVIAIYARENGQGMAFEPEEGEAGGAPAEDMAEVSAELAQERSETPSPEAPRPARGSHLKVVK is encoded by the coding sequence ATGACGACTGTTTCGACCAAGCCTTATCTGCTGCGCGCCATCTGGGAGTGGTGCGTCGACCAGGGGTTCACGCCCTACCTCGCGATCAGGGTGGATGCGCACACGCGGGTTCCCCCCGGTTACGCGCGCGACGGGCAGCTGGTGCTGAACCTCTCGCCCGATGCGACCTCCCAGCTGCAGATGGACAACGACACCATCTCCTTCCAGGCGCGCTTCGGCGGCGCCGCCCATTCGCTGCTGATCCCGGTGGCGAACGTGATCGCCATCTATGCGCGCGAAAACGGCCAGGGCATGGCGTTCGAGCCCGAGGAGGGCGAGGCTGGTGGGGCGCCGGCCGAAGACATGGCCGAGGTCAGCGCCGAACTGGCGCAGGAGCGCAGTGAAACGCCGTCGCCCGAAGCTCCGCGCCCCGCGCGCGGGAGTCATCTGAAGGTCGTGAAGTAA
- a CDS encoding hemerythrin domain-containing protein, which translates to MPDLVWSDELENDLAPMDDTHREFVASYNALLAAAPEDLLARFDTLVAQAKAHFDLENGWMEAVDFPGCHRAEHDRVLAVMQDVRQRMARGDLFFARRLIEELPVWFRNHVNGMDAALAFHLASIGFDVASGTCTPPLDAAGGARGCACAVLSAEGETES; encoded by the coding sequence ATGCCGGACCTGGTGTGGAGCGACGAACTCGAGAACGATCTTGCGCCGATGGACGACACCCATCGCGAATTCGTCGCCAGTTACAACGCGCTCCTCGCGGCCGCGCCGGAAGACCTGCTGGCGCGGTTCGACACGCTGGTCGCGCAGGCGAAGGCGCATTTCGACCTCGAAAACGGCTGGATGGAGGCGGTCGATTTCCCCGGCTGCCACCGCGCCGAGCACGATCGCGTGCTGGCGGTGATGCAGGACGTGCGCCAGCGCATGGCGCGCGGCGACCTGTTCTTCGCCCGGCGCCTGATCGAAGAGTTGCCGGTGTGGTTCCGCAATCATGTCAATGGCATGGACGCGGCGCTCGCCTTCCACCTCGCGAGCATCGGTTTCGACGTCGCCAGCGGGACCTGCACGCCACCGCTCGATGCGGCGGGCGGCGCACGCGGCTGCGCCTGCGCCGTGCTCAGCGCGGAAGGCGAAACGGAAAGCTGA
- a CDS encoding D-amino acid dehydrogenase, translating into MHVMVLGAGLSGVTTAWYLQQAGFGVSIVDRQPGPALETSFANGGQISISHPEPWANPGAPLQVLRWLGRDDAPLKFRPTTDPAQWWWGARFLLECLPTRAHRNTAAIAALARWSSARLHELRARTGLQYDQLERGILHLFHSPHEFAQAPARARQLELLGIEARVCSRTECLAIEPALTAGAGTLAGGLFAPGDESGDAFRFTRELAARVRENGADLHWECDIRRLTGGSGTRLEGVEVCDAEGRQRTLRADAYVICLGSYGPRLVAPLGERLPIYPVKGYSITAPLLDAARAPSVSLTDESRRIVCSRLGDRLRVAGTAELNGFDTRIRNERIRPILEWVKSRFPGAIDEHQVEPWAGLRPATPGNLPVIGRGRAPNLWFNTGHGTLGWTLACGSAAALAELMRGRPAPVSFPFRLPR; encoded by the coding sequence ATGCACGTCATGGTTCTCGGCGCCGGCCTGTCCGGGGTCACGACCGCCTGGTATCTGCAGCAGGCCGGTTTCGGCGTCAGCATTGTCGACCGCCAGCCCGGGCCGGCGCTCGAAACCAGCTTCGCCAACGGCGGGCAGATCTCGATCAGCCACCCCGAGCCGTGGGCCAACCCGGGGGCACCGCTGCAGGTGCTGCGCTGGCTGGGGCGCGACGACGCCCCGCTCAAGTTCCGTCCCACCACCGACCCCGCACAGTGGTGGTGGGGCGCGCGTTTCCTGCTCGAGTGCCTGCCCACCCGCGCCCACCGCAACACCGCGGCGATCGCCGCGCTGGCGCGCTGGAGCAGCGCGCGCCTGCACGAACTGCGCGCGCGCACCGGGCTGCAATACGATCAACTCGAACGCGGCATCCTGCATCTGTTCCACTCTCCGCACGAGTTCGCCCAGGCGCCGGCACGCGCCCGTCAGCTGGAGCTGCTCGGCATCGAGGCCCGCGTCTGCAGCCGCACTGAGTGCCTTGCCATCGAACCGGCGCTCACGGCCGGGGCGGGAACGCTTGCCGGCGGCCTGTTCGCTCCCGGCGACGAGTCGGGCGACGCCTTTCGCTTCACCCGGGAGCTCGCTGCGCGCGTACGCGAAAACGGCGCCGACCTGCACTGGGAATGCGATATCCGCCGCCTGACGGGCGGCTCTGGCACGCGCCTCGAGGGCGTTGAGGTGTGCGATGCAGAAGGACGCCAGCGGACCCTCCGCGCCGATGCCTACGTCATCTGCCTGGGGAGCTACGGCCCGCGCTTGGTCGCGCCGCTGGGCGAGCGCCTGCCGATTTATCCGGTCAAGGGCTATTCGATCACCGCTCCGCTGCTCGATGCTGCGCGGGCACCGAGCGTCAGCCTCACCGACGAATCGCGCCGCATCGTGTGCTCGCGCCTGGGAGATCGCCTGCGCGTCGCCGGCACCGCAGAGCTGAACGGCTTCGACACCCGCATCCGCAACGAGCGCATCCGTCCCATTCTGGAATGGGTAAAGAGCCGCTTTCCGGGCGCGATCGACGAGCACCAGGTCGAGCCCTGGGCCGGGCTGCGCCCGGCCACCCCGGGCAACCTTCCGGTGATCGGCCGCGGGCGGGCGCCGAACCTGTGGTTCAACACCGGGCACGGCACCCTGGGGTGGACCCTGGCCTGCGGCTCGGCGGCGGCGCTCGCCGAGCTGATGCGCGGACGCCCGGCACCGGTCAGCTTTCCGTTTCGCCTTCCGCGCTGA
- a CDS encoding class 1 fructose-bisphosphatase, producing MRSVTLTQFLIEQQRAGRITADLRLLIEVVARAVKAISVNISKGALAGVLGEAGTDNVQGEAQKKLDVIANEILLQANEWGGHLAAMASEEVETVHQIPFDYPKGGFLLLFDPLDGSSNIDVNISVGTIFSVLRNPPGEAEPTEGSFLQPGREQVAAGYAVYGPSTQFVLTVGKGVHAFTLDREMGSFIYTQPYMTIPADTHEFAINTSNARFWEAPLKRYVDEMVQGKAGPLGKDYNMRWVASMVADVHRILTRGGVFMYPMDEKCRHQGGKLRLMYEANPMAMLVEQAGGAATTGRERILDVQPVRLHQRVPVILGSKNEVERVSGYHREP from the coding sequence ATGCGCAGTGTCACCCTTACCCAGTTCCTCATCGAGCAGCAGCGTGCCGGCCGCATCACCGCTGACTTGCGCCTGCTGATCGAGGTCGTCGCACGTGCGGTGAAGGCGATCAGCGTCAATATCTCGAAGGGTGCACTCGCCGGCGTGCTCGGCGAAGCCGGTACCGACAACGTTCAGGGCGAGGCGCAAAAGAAGCTCGATGTGATCGCCAACGAGATCCTGCTGCAGGCCAACGAATGGGGCGGCCATCTCGCCGCGATGGCCTCCGAAGAGGTCGAGACCGTGCACCAGATCCCCTTCGACTATCCGAAGGGGGGCTTCCTGCTGCTGTTCGATCCGCTCGACGGCTCATCGAACATCGACGTCAATATTTCGGTCGGCACCATCTTCTCGGTGCTGCGCAATCCGCCGGGCGAGGCCGAGCCCACCGAGGGCAGCTTCCTCCAGCCGGGGCGCGAGCAGGTCGCTGCCGGCTACGCGGTGTACGGCCCCTCGACCCAGTTCGTCCTGACCGTAGGCAAGGGCGTGCATGCGTTCACGCTCGACCGCGAGATGGGCAGCTTCATCTACACCCAGCCCTACATGACGATTCCGGCCGACACCCACGAGTTCGCGATCAACACTTCGAACGCGCGCTTCTGGGAGGCTCCGCTCAAGCGCTACGTCGACGAGATGGTGCAGGGCAAGGCCGGCCCGCTGGGCAAGGACTACAACATGCGCTGGGTGGCGTCGATGGTGGCCGACGTGCACCGCATCCTCACCCGCGGCGGCGTGTTCATGTATCCGATGGACGAGAAGTGCCGCCACCAGGGCGGCAAGCTGCGCCTGATGTACGAAGCCAATCCGATGGCGATGCTGGTTGAGCAGGCCGGGGGGGCGGCCACCACCGGGCGCGAGCGCATCCTCGATGTCCAGCCGGTGAGGCTGCACCAGCGCGTGCCGGTGATCCTCGGCTCGAAGAACGAGGTCGAGCGGGTGAGCGGATACCACCGCGAGCCCTGA